A portion of the Coriobacteriia bacterium genome contains these proteins:
- a CDS encoding YajQ family cyclic di-GMP-binding protein yields the protein MAKDNSFDIVSETDMQEVENAFNNTEKGLKQRYDLKDSGSKIDFDKGAKTITVLAPSDFVSSQVIDVLNTNLIKRKVDLKALKWGTPQDASGGMIRTVGVIQQGIEQDVAKRISKDIKAEKFKVKVQIESDKLRVSGPKRDDLQEVITFLREQDYGIPLQFTNYR from the coding sequence ATGGCTAAGGACAACAGCTTCGACATCGTCTCCGAGACTGACATGCAGGAGGTCGAGAACGCCTTCAACAATACCGAGAAGGGCCTCAAACAGCGCTATGACCTCAAAGATTCCGGCTCAAAGATCGATTTCGACAAGGGTGCGAAGACCATCACCGTGCTTGCTCCCAGCGATTTCGTGAGCAGTCAGGTCATCGACGTGCTCAACACGAACCTCATCAAGCGAAAGGTCGACCTCAAGGCCCTCAAATGGGGCACCCCCCAGGATGCCTCCGGAGGCATGATCCGCACGGTCGGCGTCATCCAGCAGGGCATCGAGCAGGATGTCGCCAAACGCATCTCGAAGGATATCAAGGCCGAGAAGTTCAAGGTCAAGGTCCAGATCGAGAGCGACAAGCTGCGCGTGAGCGGCCCCAAGCGCGATGACCTGCAGGAAGTCATCACCTTTCTGCGCGAGCAGGACTACGGCATTCCGCTGCAGTTCACCAACTATCGCTAG